One Diospyros lotus cultivar Yz01 chromosome 1, ASM1463336v1, whole genome shotgun sequence genomic window carries:
- the LOC127805747 gene encoding chaperone protein ClpB4, mitochondrial-like: MDEKAQKLALQHCLEPILKASMKHLRNYGNDLTELARRGKLDPFIGRDDEIQRCIQILSKRTKNNPVIIGEPGVGKTAVAEGLAQRIVRGDVPEPLLNRKLISLDMGSLLAGAKFRGDFEERLKAVLKEVTASNGQIILFIDEIHTVVGAAATSGAMDAGNMLKPMLGRGELRCIGATTLNEYRKCIEKDPGLERRFQQVFCGQPSVEDTISILRGLCEQYELHHGVKISDSALVSAAVLADRYITESFLPDKAIDLVSEAAAKLKIGITSKPTGLDEIDRAVLKLEMEKLSLKNDTDKASKEMLTKLESDLEVLKQKQKELTEQWEREKVLRTGIQSIKEEIDRVNLEMEAAECEYDLNRCWKLLQKRRIRANIAPFNNRAAELKYGTLMSLRRQLEEAERNLADYRKSGSSLLREEVTDLDIAEIVSKWTGIPFSNLQQSEREKLVVLEQVLHKRVVGQDMAVKSVADAIRRSRAGLSDPNRPIAIFMFMGPTGVGKTELAKALAGYLFNTENALVRIDMSECEYMEKHAVSRLVGAPPGYVGYEEGGQLTEVVRRRPYSVVLFDAIEKAHSDVFKILLQLLDDGRITDSQGRTVSFTNCVVIMTSNIGSHYILETLRSAHEGKEAVYDVMKKQVIELARQTFRPEFMNQIDEYIVFQPFDSKEISKIAEIQLNRVKERLKQKNIDLLYTKEAVELIGILGFDPNFGAVPVKRVIQQMVENEIAMGVLRGDFKEEDSIIVDADVSPSAKDRLFLKKLEKSSGIEAMVAND; this comes from the exons ATCCTGAAGGCAAGTATGAAGCACTtgagaaattatggaaatgaCTTGACAGAGCTAGCTAGGCGAGGGAAACTAGATCCATTTATTGGCCGGGATGATGAAATACAGCGGTGTATCCAAATATTATCTAAGAGAACAAAGAATAATCCTGTCATTATTGGTGAACCTGGTGTGGGGAAAACTGCCGTTGCTGAAGG ATTAGCTCAAAGAATTGTCCGCGGAGATGTTCCTGAACCTTTACTGAATCGGAAG TTAATTTCTTTGGATATGGGTTCACTGCTTGCTGGTGCCAAGTTCCGAGGAGACTTTGAGGAACGATTAAAAGCAGTCTTGAAGGAGGTTACAGCTTCAAACggacaaattattttgttcatcGATGAGATCCATACTGTAGTGGGAGCTG CAGCTACTAGTGGAGCAATGGATGCTGGAAATATGTTGAAACCAATGCTTGGCCGAGGTGAGCTCCGTTGTATTGGAGCAACCACTTTGAATGAATATAGAAAGTGCATTGAGAAAGATCCAGGTTTGGAACGCAGATTTCAACAGGTGTTCTGTGGCCAGCCATCTGTGGAAGACACAATATCAATTCTCCGTGGATTGTGTGAACAGTATGAGCTGCATCATGGGGTTAAAATATCAGACAGTGCCCTTGTTTCAGCAGCAGTTCTTGCAGATAGATACATAACTGAGAGCTTTTTACCTGATAAAG CCATTGATCTTGTTAGTGAAGCTGCTGCAAAGCTAAAAATTGGAATTACTTCTAAGCCTACTGGGTTGGATGAGATAGATAGAGCTGTGCTAAAGCTGGAGATGGAGAAACTGTCTCTGAAGAATGATACTGATAAAGCATCCAAAGAAATGTTAACTAAGCTGGAGAGTGATCTCGAGGTgcttaaacaaaaacaaaaagagttAACTGAGCAGTGGGAACGCGAGAAAGTGCTCAGGACTGGGATACAGTCAATTAAAGAGGAG ATTGACAGAGTGAACTTAGAGATGGAAGCTGCTGAATGTGAATATGACCTAAATCGTTGTTGGAAGCTTTTACAGAAAAGGAGAATCAGAG CAAATATAGCCCCTTTCAACAATCGTGCTGCTGAGCTGAAATATGGAACGCTGATGTCTCTCCGACGCCAACTAGAAGAAGCTGAAAGGAACCTTGCTGACTATCGAAAATCTGGAAGTTCTTTGCTAAGGGAAGAGGTTACTGATCTTGATATTGCTGAAATTGTAAGCAAGTGGACTGGCATACCTTTTTCTAACCTCCAGCAGTCGGAGAGAGAGAAGCTTGTCGTGCTTGAACAAGTTCTCCACAAGAGGGTGGTTGGCCAGGATATGGCAGTGAAGTCAGTTGCTGACGCAATTCGACGCTCTAGAGCTGGATTGTCTGATCCAAACCGTCCTATAGCGATCTTTATGTTCATGGGACCTACTGGTGTCGGTAAAACTGAGCTTGCAAAAGCCCTGGCTGGGTACCTTTTCAACACAGAAAATGCTCTTGTGAGAATTGATATGAGTGAGTGTGAGTACATGGAAAAACATGCAGTTTCTCGTTTGGTTGGTGCCCCACCTGGATACGTTGGCTATGAAGAAGGGGGTCAACTCACTGAAGTAGTCCGTCGAAGGCCTTATTCCGTTGTACTCTTTGATGCAATCGAGAAGGCACAtagtgatgttttcaaaattctgtTGCAGTTGTTGGATGATGGGAGGATTACTGACTCACAGGGGAGGACTGTTAGCTTCACAAATTGTGTTGTAATAATGACATCAAACATTGGGTCCCATTATATACTTGAAACTCTTAGAAGTGCACATGAAGGCAAGGAAGCTGTTTATGATGTGATGAAAAAACAGGTTATTGAATTGGCTAGGCAAACTTTCAGACCGGAGTTCATGAATCAGATTGATGAATACATTGTTTTCCAACCTTTCGACTCCAAAGAAATCAGCAAAATTGCTGAGATTCAG tTGAATCGGGTGAAAGAGAGGCTCAAACAGAAGAACATTGATCTTTTGTACACAAAGGAAGCTGTCGAACTTATTGGGATACTGGGTTTTGATCCAAACTTTGGAGCAGTACCTGTCAAGAGAGTGATACAACAAATGGTTGAGAATGAAATTGCCATGGGAGTCCTAAGAGGAGACTTCAAAGAAGAGGACTCTATCATAGTTGATGCGGATGTATCCCCATCGGCTAAAGATAGATTATTTCTCAAGAAGCTGGAGAAGAGCTCTGGAATCGAGGCTATGGTTGCCAATGACTGA